ACACCATCTTGCTCACGGAACAAAGAAATATGACCTGCCGCATGTCCCGGCGTTTCTATTACCCGGAAGTTTCCGATCCGGTCGTTTTCAACAATTGTCTGGTCAACTTTATGCCCCTGACCAGCCCAATACTTTTGTTGAAGCTTTGCCACCCAATGTTGCGGAGTGGGATAGTCGTTGGTGACCATGCCGGTTTCGGTCCTGAAAACCTCGTCGGGATGGCAGAGCAGGGGGATCGCGAATTCAGCACATATCTGATCGCTGCAGCCCTGGTGGTCTGCATGTGCATGGGTGAGTATATGTTGATGAACGGGGACTTTCCGAAGAGCTTTCCTCACAGTAGTATAGGAACTCCGTATTCCGGAGTCTACCAATACACCTTCGATAATATAGCAGTTGATACTGTTCCGTGGCATCAGTGGAATCTGGAACACTTCGGGCGCAATTTGACGTAGCATTTTTTTGTGCAAAGCTACATCGCCGGGCAGAGCTGGATAAGGACATTTGTCCTATAATAGGTTGGATCTGTGTATTTCTCCCTTCGCCCGCGTAAGCGATCGCTGCGTGATGCCCAGGTATGATGCCAGGTCCTGCGTCGCTACGCGTTGAACGAGCATCGGTTCGCTGGACAGGACATGACGGTATTTATCCACCGCTGACCTGTTATTGTAATTCAGCAGGTAACGTTCCTTTTGCTTATACTCCTGCTCCATCACTGATTTTATAACTCCGTTCCAGGCGGCCACCTGATCAAGCAGATACTGATAGTCCGGGTAGCTTATCCTATAGATTACGCTATCTTCTATGGCCCTGATACTCCTTCCGGATTTTTCCTGCGTCACAAACTCCTGGAACGAGGTGACAAATTCATTTTCAAATTTGAAGCAGGTTATATTTTCCTTTCCTTCTTTGTCGGTAGCATATGCTTTAACACCGCCATTGGCGATGAAACCAATATGGCGGCAGGATTCACCCTCACGAACAAAAAAATCACCTTTTTTTAAACGGACCGGTTTGAAGAACTGCGCAGAAAAGTTGATTTCCTCTGCTGATAGTCCTCCTGTTGAGGATAGGTAATTTTCAAGTATGTCAGGCATTTCGCAATCTTTTCGTCCTTTTATTTTTTAGGATCAGATACCCGATCCGGTAACCAAAGCTAAGAATTATTGCACATTTTAGGTTAATGATTAAAAAGAACAGTTTTTTAGTTTGCTGCCGGCTTTGTTTTACAGTTAATGGCATATCAGTTATCGCCTTTTTTTTAATAGTTCTTCATACGGCGGCTCTTCCGGCTTTTCCATACCATTAGAAATTTTTATTCCTGCTTTTTCAAATGCCCGGATTAATCTTTTATCGAAACCTGCAATGTAAGATGCAAATGACAAAGAATCTTTTGTTTCAGGAATTTCCTTAAAAGGAACATTCGATTCTTTAAACCTGTATAAAGTAGCTTTTGTGCTGTCGTTGCCTTCGAGAAGGATGGAGTCACCGTAGTCTATGATCCTGGCCGCGTAAGGATTGGTAAGGTATTTCAGGGAATCATTTTCTATTTTGTAGGGAAGCCCGAACCGGCCGACTTTCTGATTGTAAAAAATGATGTATTGCGAATCAATGTCAAATTCGCTATATCCATTTTCCATTGAAAATCTATGCCATTTTCCGGTCAAATATTTTTTGTTTCCTTCTATGTTTTTAAGATTGGGTGAATCGCAGGCTGAAAGCGCAAAAATGAAAGATGCAAGAAAGTAAGGTATTGATCTCATTATAGCTGGTGGTTGAATGGTTCTGAAATACCCGCACTAAATACTGCCTGGCTCGTCGTCAGGCAGTATTTGTGTGTCATTAATTTAAACCGGTGTTTATTGCATCCAGATAGTGCAGTTAATATTGCCGTTGGTATTAGAGCCCCAGGTCTCTGAAACCATAATAGCCGGAATATTTAACTGGCCGAGGGTATACCCTAAACTGCTCCACTTGTTATAGTGGTTGGCAAAAGTAATGACGTGATTTTGTCCGGTACTTACTTTGTTGACCCTGGAACTGTAAATCTGTCTGAAGCCATCGCCACCATCGATATTTTTACCTGTCATCCAACGGGTCCATACGTTATAACCTGCGCCATCGCTTTCAAATGTCCCTAAATAAGTGCCGGTGTGCGGTGACACTGCACCCCACGTTTCATTCACATAATACTCATAATAGGGGTTCCTGCTCCATCCGTACCAGCCGAAAGTACCGCCACCGGAATTTGAATAGGTACCCAGATTATAGCCTATTTTGTAGGATGGAGAACCTGCCGAATAGCCTTTGCCGCATGTAAAATTGCCATTAAATCCATTCCAGTTAACGCTGTAGTTTCCGCCGGGGCCATTGGCGTAATTAACCGTGCCGGTGGCGCCATCACTTTGCCAAAGTGACCAAAAGAAGCCGTTATGTGTACCCGATTGGTAGGTTTCGGTCACGGCTTTGGAAGGACGCTCAATACCCGCTACATCGGGCTGGGTCTTTTCCTCTTTTTTACAGCCTGTTAAAATTGTAGCGCCTGCAAGTACAACAATGGCAGCAGCGCCAAAAGCAACCTTCCTGGTTGCGCTTGTTAGTGGGTTTTGTTTTTTCATATCGTGGTTATTTTGTTAGAGAAACAAAAAAAACATATTTAAAAATGGAACACTGCTAATAATCGCCAAATTTGTTACACAAATGTTCATACGCTGCTGGTTGTTCATCTATATTCCCAAAGAGCATATTCCCGGACAAAACATTTTTACTCTTCATTTCAACATTTGTGGCATTCTGCTGAAGCGCACAGGGGTATCTTGTCGTCACAAAATTCGTTTGCCAAATGTTTTTAAGACCTGTTGCTTTTGTCATTGTATGTTTAAATTTGATGATACAAAACGGCCTTGCCCAACAAAATTACCCGGCAGGGCAAGCCAATCACCAACCTGTGGCGGATACCGGCGCCGCACGTTTTTACTCGGGGGTAAATACCTATGTCAATCCGGTTTTGCCTGGCGATCACCCTGATCCAACGTTGCTAAAGGTCGGTGATGACTTTTATCATTGCGGTTCCTCTTTCCATTTTAACCCCTATCTCCCCATCTATCATTCCAAAGACCTGGTACACTGGAAAGTGATCGGCCGCGTTTTGACGCCTTCGAATACCGGTATGGTAACGGACCGTCCGGGGGCCGGCGTATGGCAGGGCGCCATCACGTATTTTTATGGTTCTTACCGGATCTATTTTTCTTCAAATGGACAATGGTTTGCCAAGGCTTCATCACCGGCAGGGCCATGGTCGGCTCCGGTGCGGGTACGGGAAAATGTTCGTACAGGACCGCTCGGGTATGATAACTCCATTTTTGTTGATGATGATGGCAAGCCCTATATGTTGATAAAAAATGGCCAGAAAGTAAACAGGATACAGGCACTCGGGCAGGACGGGCAACTCACTGATACTGTCATCAACCTGGACTGGATGAATGCCGGACTGCAGTACAGCTGGGCAGAAGGCCCTGTCATGTGCAAGCGTAACGGATATTATTACTATTTCCCTGCCGGTGATGTATCAGGTGGTCAGTATGTTTTGCGGTCAACGACGCTAACAGCGGATTCCTCTAAGTGGGAACGACTGGGTGATTTTTTCAAACCCATTACAGACCCGGACAATACCTTCCCGCGCCCTAACCATATTTCAGCTCCTGTACAACTGGCAGATGGCACCTGGTGGACAATAGGTCAGAGCTATGAAAAGCAGGGCAACGACGACTGGTCCGGTATGGGACGGCAAACCTCCCTTTACCGGGTGGTCTGGGAAGGCGACCGTCCCTGGGGAGAGGCGCCGGTCAGCGGACCTGTGGTAAAACCGGCACTGGATAATAATAACACGCCATGGCGCAGCGTGCATACAGATCATTTTGACAGCGACAGCCTGGGGCCCTGGTGGCATTTCCTGTCGCAACGCGCCGCTGCGGCCTATTCGCTGTCACAGCGCAAAGGGTGGCTACGCCTGTCTCCTGACAGTGCCGGCGCTCACCTGCTGCAGAAAGAAACAGACCATTATTATACGGCCGTTACCCGGGTAAGTGTGGATGCCCGTATTCCGGAGGCACATGGTGGTATTTATCTTACCAACGGAAAACAAAGTGCGTTTGCCCGTCTTTATTATGACCATAATAATAACCCGCGTATTGTATTGCAGTTGGATACTGCGATACGGGAAATGCCCTGTCGCAAAGGAAAAGATGTTTGGCTGAAACTGGAACGGCAGGGGCATCAGTTGACCGGCTTCTTTAGCGCGGATGGTAAAAACTGGCAACCGGTTGGCCCGCCGGTGAGTGCAACGTCCATTGATAAAGCACAACCCGATTTTAACAGCTGGGTAGGAACCAGCGTTGGCTTATTTGCGGAAAAAGGTCCGGTCGACTTCCGGTTTTTTGTTTGTAAAGATGGATTCTCCCGGCTGCCTGCGGTGGGAAGCAGCAATTATTACGGCATCAGGAAAATAAAAGAGGCAGAAGAAACAGCTGTCACCAATTCTACTGTAAACGGCGGATGGCTGATGATATCGGGAGTGGATTTTGGAACTGCCGGTGAGGCGAAGGCTGTTGAAATAGTGGGCCGTGCAACCAAAGGCGGCAAATTGGAACTGTTCACTGACGACCTGGAACTGGGCCGCCAAATCGCTGTGGTGCAGGTTAAGCCAGGAAACAACAAGTTGCATACAGGCAGTTTGCGCCAGGTGTCCGGTCAGCATGATCTTTTTATCCGGTTCCCCGCTGGTACTTCCGGAGATGTCATCATTCAAAACATCCGCTTATTAAGAGCAGAAAAATAACACCCGTTTTGCTTTAATTGCGTTAATGATAATATTATTTGTTTGAATGACATTTATTAATTTAACAACAGAAAAATTCCACGATATGAAAACTACGGTACTTAGTCTTTCCCTTTTTCTATTATTTATCATGCCGGCTTTTACACAAAACGTTGTTGAGCAGGCAGTCCCCGGTTTTGACACCCCGCAGGCAGCTATACCACACGGCAGGATTGATACTGTCAGGTATAATTCCACAACAGTAGGTAACCAGCGAAAAGCATTGATATATACGCCCCCCGGATTTTCGCGGCAGAAAAAATACCCGGTACTTTACCTGCTGCATGGCATCGGTGGTGACGAAAAGGAATGGTTAAACGGCGGCACGCCCCAGGTAATCCTCGACAACCTCTATGCACAGGGAAAAATTGAACCCATGATCGTTGTTATGCCCAACGGCAGGGCCATGAAAGACGACAGGGCCGTCGGCAACATCATGACGCCCGACAAAGTACAGGCGTTTGCTACCTTTGAAAAAGACCTGTTACATGACCTCATTCCCTATATACAAAAGAACTACCCCGTGTACGCCGACAGGGACCACCGGGCCATCGCAGGACTGTCGATGGGAGGTGGGCAGTCACTGAATTTTGGCCTCGGTAACCTGGATAAGTTTGCATGGATAGGTGGTTTTTCATCTGCCCCCAATACAAAACTGCCGGAGGAGCTGGTGCCCGACCCTGCGGCTGCAAGGCAGCAGATAAAACTGCTGTGGCTCTCCTGCGGCGCCAGTGACGGGTTAATCACCTTCAGCAGACGCACCCATGAATACCTGCAAAAAAACAATGTACCACATATCTATTACATAGAGCCGGGCGTACACGATTTTAAAGTCTGGAAGAACGGTCTGTATATGTTTTCCCAGCTGATCTTTAAACCGGTGGATACCACCACATTTTCAAAATACCCGGTGGCGGGCACGCCAGCTGAAACTAACGTGCGTACTGCCGGATATCCGCAGATATTGCCGGACCATCGCGTGATTTTCCGCGTTAAGGCGCCGGAAGCGCAGAAGGTGCAGGTTGACCTGGGCCGCAGATATGACATGACGAAAGATACCGGCGGATTATGGACAGTGACGACAGACTCCATCAGCGAAGGATTTCACTATTATTCATTATTGATTGACGGCATGGCCATAGCTGATCCTGCCAGTAAAACTTTTTACGGCATGGGCAGAATGGCAAGCGGTATTGAAATACCCCTTACCGGCGATAACTATTACGCATTAAGAGATGTGCCACACGGAGATGTCCGGATCAGGAAATATTTCTCAAAAGTCACCCGCTCCTGGCGGCAGTTGTACATCTATACCCCGCCTGGCTATGACGTAAATACAGGTGGAAGATATCCTGTGCTCTATATTTTACACGGTGGCGGTGAAGATGAAACCGGCTGGGCCACGCAGGGTAAAACAGACCTGATCATGGATAACCTGATTGCCGCCAAAAAAGCCGAACCAATGTTGGTCGTGATGCCTGATGCCAACGTAGGCGGCGTTGCTTTCGATGAATCCGGGCTGAAAACATTCGAGTCGGAACTGAAGGAAGTGATCATTCCCCTGGTAGAAAAAAATTTCCGTGTTGAA
This window of the Chitinophaga varians genome carries:
- a CDS encoding MBL fold metallo-hydrolase; the encoded protein is MLRQIAPEVFQIPLMPRNSINCYIIEGVLVDSGIRSSYTTVRKALRKVPVHQHILTHAHADHQGCSDQICAEFAIPLLCHPDEVFRTETGMVTNDYPTPQHWVAKLQQKYWAGQGHKVDQTIVENDRIGNFRVIETPGHAAGHISLFREQDGVLIIGDAAVNMNLLTTATGLRLPPSIFTTDQQRNIKSLRKLAKLNPAIICFGHGPVLRNTDRKFEEFVAKCGAGI
- a CDS encoding Crp/Fnr family transcriptional regulator — protein: MPDILENYLSSTGGLSAEEINFSAQFFKPVRLKKGDFFVREGESCRHIGFIANGGVKAYATDKEGKENITCFKFENEFVTSFQEFVTQEKSGRSIRAIEDSVIYRISYPDYQYLLDQVAAWNGVIKSVMEQEYKQKERYLLNYNNRSAVDKYRHVLSSEPMLVQRVATQDLASYLGITQRSLTRAKGEIHRSNLL
- a CDS encoding glycoside hydrolase family 11 protein, producing the protein MKKQNPLTSATRKVAFGAAAIVVLAGATILTGCKKEEKTQPDVAGIERPSKAVTETYQSGTHNGFFWSLWQSDGATGTVNYANGPGGNYSVNWNGFNGNFTCGKGYSAGSPSYKIGYNLGTYSNSGGGTFGWYGWSRNPYYEYYVNETWGAVSPHTGTYLGTFESDGAGYNVWTRWMTGKNIDGGDGFRQIYSSRVNKVSTGQNHVITFANHYNKWSSLGYTLGQLNIPAIMVSETWGSNTNGNINCTIWMQ
- a CDS encoding family 43 glycosylhydrolase, which codes for MIQNGLAQQNYPAGQANHQPVADTGAARFYSGVNTYVNPVLPGDHPDPTLLKVGDDFYHCGSSFHFNPYLPIYHSKDLVHWKVIGRVLTPSNTGMVTDRPGAGVWQGAITYFYGSYRIYFSSNGQWFAKASSPAGPWSAPVRVRENVRTGPLGYDNSIFVDDDGKPYMLIKNGQKVNRIQALGQDGQLTDTVINLDWMNAGLQYSWAEGPVMCKRNGYYYYFPAGDVSGGQYVLRSTTLTADSSKWERLGDFFKPITDPDNTFPRPNHISAPVQLADGTWWTIGQSYEKQGNDDWSGMGRQTSLYRVVWEGDRPWGEAPVSGPVVKPALDNNNTPWRSVHTDHFDSDSLGPWWHFLSQRAAAAYSLSQRKGWLRLSPDSAGAHLLQKETDHYYTAVTRVSVDARIPEAHGGIYLTNGKQSAFARLYYDHNNNPRIVLQLDTAIREMPCRKGKDVWLKLERQGHQLTGFFSADGKNWQPVGPPVSATSIDKAQPDFNSWVGTSVGLFAEKGPVDFRFFVCKDGFSRLPAVGSSNYYGIRKIKEAEETAVTNSTVNGGWLMISGVDFGTAGEAKAVEIVGRATKGGKLELFTDDLELGRQIAVVQVKPGNNKLHTGSLRQVSGQHDLFIRFPAGTSGDVIIQNIRLLRAEK
- a CDS encoding alpha/beta hydrolase-fold protein, encoding MKTTVLSLSLFLLFIMPAFTQNVVEQAVPGFDTPQAAIPHGRIDTVRYNSTTVGNQRKALIYTPPGFSRQKKYPVLYLLHGIGGDEKEWLNGGTPQVILDNLYAQGKIEPMIVVMPNGRAMKDDRAVGNIMTPDKVQAFATFEKDLLHDLIPYIQKNYPVYADRDHRAIAGLSMGGGQSLNFGLGNLDKFAWIGGFSSAPNTKLPEELVPDPAAARQQIKLLWLSCGASDGLITFSRRTHEYLQKNNVPHIYYIEPGVHDFKVWKNGLYMFSQLIFKPVDTTTFSKYPVAGTPAETNVRTAGYPQILPDHRVIFRVKAPEAQKVQVDLGRRYDMTKDTGGLWTVTTDSISEGFHYYSLLIDGMAIADPASKTFYGMGRMASGIEIPLTGDNYYALRDVPHGDVRIRKYFSKVTRSWRQLYIYTPPGYDVNTGGRYPVLYILHGGGEDETGWATQGKTDLIMDNLIAAKKAEPMLVVMPDANVGGVAFDESGLKTFESELKEVIIPLVEKNFRVETVAAKRALAGLSMGGIHTLYTGIRNTDLFSCLGVFSSGWMQPRQSGIAAAQYDFMGANTAMINNNLKVLWIAMGGKEDIAYKNCQLMLAKLDELKIKHTYSEYPGGHTWPVWRNNLFNFAQQLFK